A genomic stretch from Thermomonospora umbrina includes:
- a CDS encoding class I SAM-dependent methyltransferase, with protein sequence MPNPSDMTAAIAGIFDRSAATYERTGAEFFAPMGRELVRLAAPRPGERVLDVGCGRGHCLFPAAEAVGPDGVVVGVDLAPSMVAATAEEARRRGLDRVTVREGDAAAPPVDPGSFDLLLGGFVIFFLPDPASGVRAWARALRPGGRLTLSTFQRQDPGYEQMLKAINAFVPGEGGREPRRPTQQFRTEEPLTEVLSENGFVEIVHRVARFETRFADADHLWEWNLSHGGRGLVERVPEDRAGEVRAAAAEAAEAMRNADGDLVLRTEARYTTAVRP encoded by the coding sequence ATGCCGAACCCCTCAGACATGACGGCGGCCATCGCCGGCATCTTCGATCGTTCCGCCGCCACCTACGAGCGGACGGGCGCCGAGTTCTTCGCGCCGATGGGGCGCGAGCTGGTGCGCCTGGCGGCGCCGCGGCCGGGGGAGCGCGTGCTGGACGTCGGCTGCGGCCGGGGCCACTGCCTGTTCCCCGCCGCCGAGGCGGTCGGTCCGGACGGCGTGGTCGTCGGGGTGGACCTCGCGCCCTCGATGGTGGCGGCGACGGCGGAGGAGGCCCGCCGGCGGGGGCTGGACCGGGTGACGGTGCGGGAGGGCGACGCCGCCGCGCCGCCGGTCGACCCCGGCTCGTTCGATCTGCTGCTGGGCGGGTTCGTGATCTTCTTCCTGCCCGACCCGGCGAGCGGGGTGCGCGCGTGGGCGCGGGCGCTGCGTCCCGGCGGCCGACTCACGCTCAGCACCTTCCAGCGCCAGGACCCGGGCTACGAGCAGATGCTCAAGGCGATCAACGCCTTCGTTCCGGGCGAGGGCGGGCGGGAGCCCCGGCGTCCGACCCAGCAGTTCCGGACCGAGGAGCCGCTGACCGAGGTGCTCTCCGAGAACGGCTTCGTCGAGATCGTTCACCGGGTCGCCCGCTTCGAGACCCGCTTCGCCGACGCCGACCACCTGTGGGAGTGGAACCTCTCGCACGGCGGCCGGGGCCTGGTCGAGCGCGTCCCCGAGGACCGGGCGGGCGAGGTCCGCGCCGCGGCCGCGGAGGCCGCCGAGGCGATGCGGAACGCGGACGGCGACCTCGTGCTGCGCACCGAGGCGCGCTACACCACCGCCGTCCGCCCCTAG
- a CDS encoding CBS domain-containing protein, producing MTTARDVMHPGAQCIPVGETLDRAAQLMRDMDVGALPICDNDDRLCGIITDRDIVVKCIAAGHDPSRVTAGDLAQGTPRWIAADADILDVVEEMAGRQIKRLPVIENKRLVGMISEADLGRHLPEEHVATFVERVYTTH from the coding sequence ATGACCACGGCACGTGACGTGATGCATCCGGGTGCCCAGTGCATCCCGGTCGGCGAGACGCTGGACCGCGCCGCCCAGCTCATGCGCGACATGGACGTCGGCGCCCTGCCGATCTGCGACAACGACGACCGGCTCTGCGGCATCATCACCGACCGGGACATCGTGGTGAAGTGCATCGCCGCCGGTCACGACCCCTCCAGGGTGACGGCCGGCGACCTGGCCCAGGGCACCCCGCGCTGGATCGCCGCCGACGCCGACATCCTCGACGTCGTCGAGGAGATGGCCGGCCGGCAGATCAAGCGGCTCCCGGTGATCGAGAACAAGCGCCTGGTCGGCATGATCAGCGAGGCCGACCTCGGCCGCCACCTGCCCGAGGAGCATGTCGCGACCTTCGTCGAGAGGGTCTACACCACCCACTGA
- a CDS encoding SDR family oxidoreductase, with amino-acid sequence MNATIALITGANKGIGLETARRLGAGGVTVLVGSRSPERGAAAVATLREEGADARLVEVDVTDEASVAKAAAWVDDEFGRLDALVNNAGVNPPSAAAPPSGTTPAAVRETYETNVFGVVAVTNAMLPLLRRSPAGRIVNVSSDLGSLALMADPDSVYYPYNLLAYNSSKSALNAITVSYAKELADTSIKVNAVTPGYCATDLNAHTGPRSASQGAAEVARLALLDADGPTGGFFMDDPEPGTVVPW; translated from the coding sequence ATGAACGCGACGATCGCCCTGATCACCGGGGCCAACAAGGGAATCGGACTGGAGACCGCACGGCGGCTGGGCGCCGGCGGGGTGACCGTGCTGGTGGGCTCGCGGTCGCCGGAACGCGGGGCGGCGGCCGTGGCGACGCTGCGCGAGGAGGGCGCCGACGCCCGGCTCGTGGAGGTCGACGTCACCGACGAGGCGTCGGTGGCCAAGGCGGCGGCCTGGGTCGACGACGAGTTCGGGCGGCTGGACGCCCTGGTCAACAACGCGGGCGTCAACCCGCCGAGCGCCGCCGCGCCGCCCAGCGGGACGACTCCGGCGGCGGTGCGGGAGACGTACGAGACGAACGTGTTCGGGGTGGTGGCGGTGACCAACGCGATGCTGCCGCTGCTGCGCCGATCGCCGGCGGGACGGATCGTGAACGTGTCCAGCGACCTGGGCTCGCTGGCGTTGATGGCCGACCCGGACAGCGTCTACTACCCGTACAACCTGCTGGCGTACAACTCCTCGAAGTCGGCGCTGAACGCGATCACGGTCTCCTACGCCAAGGAGCTGGCGGACACGTCGATCAAGGTCAACGCGGTGACGCCGGGCTACTGCGCGACCGACCTGAACGCCCACACCGGCCCCCGCTCGGCGTCCCAGGGGGCCGCGGAGGTCGCCCGGCTGGCGCTGCTGGACGCGGACGGGCCCACCGGTGGATTCTTCATGGACGACCCGGAGCCCGGCACGGTCGTGCCCTGGTAG
- a CDS encoding aspartate aminotransferase family protein encodes MTDPTQDALQSAARDHLWMHFTRHSSFENGGEVPVIVRGDGAYIYDDKGRRYLDGLAGLFVSQVGHGREELAQAAAKQASELAFFPVWSYAHPKAIELAERLASLAPGDLNRVFFTTGGGEAVESAWKLAKQYFKLTGKPTKHKVISRAIAYHGTPHGALSLTGLPGLKAPFEPLVPSAFRVPNTNLYRAPQHGDDPEAFGRWAADRIEEVIEFEGPDTVAAVFLEPVQNAGGCFPPPPGYFERVREICDRHDVLLVSDEVICAYGRLGTMFGSQKFGYLPDIITFAKGITSGYAPMGGMMVSDRLFEPFRQGSTMFAHGYTFGGHPVSAAVAMANLDLFEREDLLGHVLRNEAAFRSTLEKLLDLPIVGDVRGDGFFYGIELVKDKATKATFDDGESERLLRGFVDRALYDAGLYCRADDRGDPVVQLAPPLICDRSHFDEIEQILRSVLTEASNRL; translated from the coding sequence ATGACGGACCCGACGCAGGACGCCCTGCAGAGCGCCGCCCGCGACCACCTGTGGATGCACTTCACCCGACACTCGTCGTTCGAGAACGGCGGCGAGGTCCCCGTGATCGTGCGCGGCGACGGCGCCTACATCTACGACGACAAGGGCAGGCGCTACCTGGACGGGCTCGCCGGGCTGTTCGTCTCCCAGGTGGGCCACGGCCGCGAGGAGCTCGCCCAGGCCGCCGCCAAGCAGGCCTCCGAGCTGGCGTTCTTCCCCGTGTGGTCGTACGCGCACCCCAAGGCCATCGAGCTGGCCGAACGGCTGGCCTCGCTCGCCCCCGGCGACCTCAACCGGGTCTTCTTCACCACCGGCGGCGGTGAGGCGGTCGAGAGCGCCTGGAAGCTCGCCAAGCAGTACTTCAAGCTCACCGGCAAGCCGACCAAGCACAAGGTCATCAGCCGGGCCATCGCCTACCACGGCACCCCGCACGGGGCGCTGTCGCTCACCGGGCTCCCCGGGTTGAAGGCCCCGTTCGAGCCGCTGGTGCCGAGCGCCTTCCGGGTGCCCAACACCAACCTCTACCGGGCGCCCCAGCACGGCGACGACCCCGAGGCGTTCGGCCGCTGGGCCGCCGACCGCATCGAGGAGGTCATCGAGTTCGAGGGGCCCGACACGGTCGCCGCGGTGTTCCTGGAGCCGGTGCAGAACGCCGGCGGCTGCTTCCCGCCGCCGCCCGGATACTTCGAGCGGGTCAGGGAGATCTGCGACCGGCACGACGTGCTGCTGGTCTCCGACGAGGTGATCTGCGCGTACGGGCGGCTGGGCACCATGTTCGGCTCCCAGAAGTTCGGCTACCTGCCCGACATCATCACCTTCGCCAAGGGCATCACATCCGGCTACGCCCCGATGGGCGGCATGATGGTCTCCGACCGACTGTTCGAGCCGTTCCGCCAGGGCTCCACGATGTTCGCCCACGGCTACACCTTCGGGGGGCACCCGGTCTCGGCGGCGGTGGCGATGGCCAACCTGGACCTGTTCGAGCGCGAGGACCTGCTGGGCCACGTGCTCCGCAACGAGGCCGCGTTCCGGTCGACCCTGGAGAAGCTGCTGGACCTGCCGATCGTCGGCGACGTGCGCGGCGACGGCTTCTTCTACGGCATCGAGCTGGTCAAGGACAAGGCCACCAAGGCGACCTTCGACGACGGCGAGTCCGAGCGGCTGCTGCGCGGCTTCGTGGACCGCGCCCTGTACGACGCCGGGCTGTACTGCCGCGCCGACGACCGCGGCGACCCCGTCGTCCAGCTCGCCCCGCCGCTGATCTGCGACCGGTCGCATTTCGACGAGATCGAGCAGATCCTGCGCTCGGTGCTGACCGAGGCGTCCAACCGCCTCTGA
- a CDS encoding bifunctional polysaccharide deacetylase/glycosyltransferase family 2 protein gives MKHRDPRGHWILLLLGGLVLGVALLLNGAARGELGESPGRVAADSGVEPPASVTGGGPVVNLADGPMRSARPKPRTIALTFDDGPDPRWTPQLLDVLARHHARATFFVVGAQVAQHPGLARRLAREGHEIGNHTYTHIDMSTSPDWRIRLELDLTQRALAGTVGVKTRLMRMPYTSTPGGLTGPQWTAAQRAGRHGYLVALTDRDTEDWARPSADEIVRRAVTSARPGEGAVVMLHDSGGDRAATVAAVDRILTTLSAEGYRFTTLSESVGLPYSSVRASTAERMVGTALVFAQRASGWLIAGLATLFGLAGLLTLTRLGMLLSLARVHVRRVRAKENVPDPDPPRVSVVVPAYNEEMSIEATVRSILDSDHRAPIEVIVVDDGSTDDTARIVAGLDLPGLRLLRKTNGGKPSALNAGIARARADIIVLVDGDTVFQRDTVRTLVAPLTDPTVGAVSGNTKVANRGGLLGRWQHIEYVIGFNLDRRMFDVLECMPTIPGAIGAFRRESLASVGGVSDDTLAEDTDLTMAICRAGWRVVYEENALAWTEAPSSLRQLWRQRYRWCYGTLQAMWKHRGSIREGGRSGRFGRRCLTYLTLFQVALPLFAPAMDLFTLYGLLFLDPWWFAGSWAAFVGLQTLAGAYALRLDGEPVRPLWALPIQQVIYRQLMYLVVIQSLVTAVLGARLRWHTIRRTGTFTPDGRSVPARPSA, from the coding sequence GTGAAGCACCGGGATCCTCGAGGGCACTGGATCCTGCTGCTGCTCGGCGGTCTGGTGCTCGGCGTCGCCCTGCTGCTGAACGGCGCGGCGCGGGGTGAGCTGGGGGAGTCCCCGGGGCGCGTCGCCGCGGACTCCGGCGTCGAGCCCCCCGCCTCGGTCACCGGCGGCGGCCCCGTCGTCAACCTGGCCGACGGGCCGATGCGCAGCGCCCGGCCCAAGCCCAGGACGATCGCGCTGACCTTCGACGACGGGCCCGACCCGCGGTGGACGCCGCAACTGCTGGACGTGCTCGCCCGGCACCACGCCCGCGCCACGTTCTTCGTGGTCGGCGCGCAGGTGGCGCAGCATCCGGGCCTGGCCCGGCGGCTGGCGCGCGAAGGCCACGAGATCGGCAACCACACGTACACGCACATCGACATGAGCACCTCTCCCGACTGGCGGATCCGGCTGGAGCTGGACCTGACGCAGCGGGCGCTGGCCGGGACCGTGGGCGTCAAGACGCGGCTGATGCGGATGCCGTACACGTCCACACCCGGCGGCCTCACCGGGCCGCAGTGGACCGCCGCGCAGCGCGCCGGCCGGCACGGCTACCTCGTGGCGCTCACCGACCGGGACACCGAGGACTGGGCGCGGCCGAGCGCGGACGAGATCGTCCGGCGCGCCGTCACGTCGGCGCGGCCGGGCGAGGGCGCGGTCGTGATGCTGCACGACTCCGGGGGCGACCGGGCCGCGACGGTGGCCGCCGTGGACCGGATCCTCACCACGCTGTCGGCGGAGGGCTACCGCTTCACCACGCTGTCGGAGTCGGTGGGCCTGCCGTACTCCAGTGTCCGCGCCTCCACCGCCGAACGGATGGTCGGCACGGCGCTGGTGTTCGCGCAGCGGGCCTCGGGCTGGCTGATCGCCGGGCTGGCGACGCTGTTCGGGCTGGCGGGGCTGCTCACCCTGACCCGGCTCGGGATGCTGCTGTCGCTGGCGCGGGTCCACGTCCGCCGCGTCCGCGCCAAGGAGAACGTCCCCGATCCGGACCCGCCGCGGGTGTCGGTGGTGGTCCCGGCCTACAACGAGGAGATGAGCATCGAGGCGACCGTACGGTCGATCCTCGACAGCGACCATCGGGCGCCGATCGAGGTGATCGTCGTCGACGACGGATCCACCGACGACACGGCCCGGATCGTGGCCGGGCTCGACCTCCCCGGGCTCCGCCTCCTGCGCAAGACCAACGGTGGCAAGCCCAGCGCGCTGAACGCGGGGATCGCCCGGGCCCGCGCCGACATCATCGTGCTCGTGGACGGCGACACGGTGTTCCAGCGGGACACCGTCCGCACGCTGGTGGCGCCGCTGACCGACCCGACCGTCGGCGCGGTGAGCGGCAACACCAAGGTGGCCAACCGGGGCGGGCTGCTGGGCCGCTGGCAGCACATCGAGTACGTGATCGGCTTCAACCTCGACCGGCGGATGTTCGACGTGCTGGAGTGCATGCCGACGATCCCCGGGGCCATCGGGGCGTTCCGCCGCGAGTCGCTGGCGTCGGTGGGCGGCGTCAGCGACGACACGCTGGCCGAGGACACCGACCTGACCATGGCGATCTGCCGGGCCGGGTGGCGCGTGGTGTACGAGGAGAACGCCCTGGCGTGGACCGAGGCGCCCTCCTCCCTGCGCCAGCTCTGGCGGCAGCGCTACCGGTGGTGCTACGGGACCCTGCAGGCCATGTGGAAGCACCGGGGCTCGATCAGGGAGGGCGGACGCTCGGGCCGCTTCGGCCGTCGGTGTCTGACCTACCTGACGCTGTTCCAGGTGGCGTTGCCGTTGTTCGCCCCGGCCATGGACCTGTTCACGTTGTACGGGCTCCTCTTCCTCGACCCCTGGTGGTTCGCGGGATCGTGGGCGGCCTTCGTCGGCCTGCAGACCCTCGCCGGCGCCTACGCCCTCCGTCTGGACGGCGAACCGGTCCGCCCCCTGTGGGCGCTGCCCATCCAGCAGGTGATCTACCGGCAGCTCATGTACCTGGTGGTCATCCAGTCGCTGGTCACCGCCGTCCTGGGGGCCCGCCTGCGCTGGCACACCATCCGCCGCACCGGGACCTTCACCCCCGACGGCCGTTCCGTCCCCGCCCGCCCGAGCGCCTGA
- a CDS encoding class I SAM-dependent methyltransferase, with protein sequence MTLAKVFEGLVGAGAPVEFTAYDGSRAGLLDADLRVDVKSPYALSYLVHSPGALGLARAYVAGHLDTHGDMYTLLREMTQLMDSMTVRDRLRLLTGVIDDPLLRGAVSRRLEPPPQEVRTGRTSWWRHTKRRDAKAISHHYDVSNTFYEWVLGPSMAYTCACYPHEGATLEEAQFHKFDLVAKKLALKPGMRLLDVGCGWGGMVMHAAREYGARALGVTLSKQQAEWAQKAIAEAGLSDLAEVRHLDYRDVPEGDFDAISSIGLTEHIGKANLPAYFGFLHGRLKPGGRMLNHCITRQDNAQPSIRKGGFINRYVFPDGELEGPGLIQSEMNDAGFEIRHQENLREHYARTLEGWCRNLDAHWDEAVAEVGEGTARVWRLYMAGCRLGFELNWIQLHQVLGVKLDDRGEAGMPLRPDWGV encoded by the coding sequence ATGACGCTGGCGAAGGTCTTCGAGGGCCTGGTGGGGGCGGGTGCGCCCGTGGAGTTCACCGCCTACGACGGGTCAAGGGCCGGCCTGCTCGACGCCGATCTGCGGGTCGACGTGAAGTCGCCGTACGCGCTGTCCTATCTGGTGCACTCGCCGGGTGCGCTCGGGCTGGCCCGGGCGTACGTGGCGGGACACCTGGACACGCACGGCGACATGTACACGCTGCTGCGCGAGATGACGCAGCTCATGGACTCCATGACCGTGCGCGACCGGCTGCGGCTGCTGACCGGCGTCATCGACGACCCGCTGCTGCGCGGCGCGGTCAGTCGACGGCTGGAGCCGCCGCCCCAGGAGGTGCGCACCGGCAGGACGTCCTGGTGGCGGCACACCAAGCGGCGCGACGCGAAGGCGATCTCCCACCACTACGACGTGTCCAACACCTTCTACGAGTGGGTGCTCGGCCCGTCGATGGCCTACACCTGCGCGTGCTACCCGCATGAGGGCGCGACGCTGGAGGAGGCGCAGTTCCACAAGTTCGACCTGGTGGCCAAGAAGCTCGCCCTCAAGCCCGGGATGCGGCTGCTGGACGTCGGCTGCGGCTGGGGCGGCATGGTGATGCACGCCGCGCGCGAGTACGGGGCGCGGGCGCTGGGCGTCACGCTGTCCAAGCAGCAGGCGGAGTGGGCGCAGAAGGCGATCGCCGAGGCGGGCCTGTCCGACCTGGCCGAGGTCCGGCACCTGGACTACCGGGACGTTCCTGAGGGCGACTTCGACGCGATCAGCTCGATCGGCCTCACCGAGCACATCGGCAAGGCCAACCTGCCGGCGTACTTCGGTTTCCTGCACGGCAGGCTCAAGCCGGGCGGCCGGATGCTCAACCACTGCATCACCCGGCAGGACAACGCCCAGCCGTCCATCAGGAAGGGCGGTTTCATCAACCGCTACGTGTTCCCGGACGGGGAGCTGGAGGGCCCGGGTCTCATCCAGTCGGAGATGAACGACGCCGGTTTCGAGATCCGCCACCAGGAGAACCTGCGCGAGCACTACGCGCGGACCCTGGAGGGCTGGTGCCGCAACCTGGACGCGCACTGGGACGAGGCCGTCGCCGAGGTCGGCGAGGGCACCGCCCGGGTGTGGCGGCTCTACATGGCGGGCTGCCGCCTGGGCTTCGAGCTGAACTGGATCCAGCTCCACCAGGTCCTCGGCGTCAAGCTCGACGACCGGGGCGAGGCCGGCATGCCGCTCCGCCCCGACTGGGGGGTCTGA
- a CDS encoding long-chain-fatty-acid--CoA ligase has translation MLNLSVLLEDAARETPDRDAVVFGDMRLSYSFIDGVANQVANLLVSRGIGPGDKVAISSPNLPYFPMIYFGILKAGAVVVPLNVLLKPREIAYHLADSEAKALFCFQGTPELPLGEMGWAGFQETPGCEHFFLLPAGLDVTESPIEGAELFWAALGGQANTFETVVTEPTDTAVVLYTSGTTGQPKGAELSHNNLLNNAMVDDLLFERSLHDTFLVTLPLFHIFGQTCVMNVGLYRRATLVLMPRFEPKAAIALMVKEKVNQFAGVPTMWWALLTDDTSAEDVATIRENLRVAVSGGAALPLEVLKGIKNKFGVDILEGYGLSETSPVASFNRPDRPTKPGSIGLPIWGVEMKLIDDDWKTIEGEGPGEIAIRGANVMKGYFKRPEATAEVIKDGWFRTGDVARRDDEGYYYIIDRSKDMIIRGGFNVYPREIEEVLMTHPQVSLAAVMGVPHESHGEEIKAFVIRTPDATITEEELVEWGKEQFANYKYPRIVEFRDSFPMTASGKILKREMR, from the coding sequence ATGCTCAACCTGTCCGTTCTGCTCGAGGACGCCGCCCGGGAGACGCCCGACCGGGACGCCGTGGTCTTCGGCGACATGCGGCTGTCGTACTCGTTCATCGACGGCGTGGCCAACCAGGTCGCCAACCTGCTGGTGTCACGGGGCATCGGGCCGGGCGACAAGGTGGCGATCTCCTCCCCCAACCTGCCCTACTTCCCGATGATCTACTTCGGGATCCTCAAGGCGGGCGCGGTGGTGGTCCCGCTGAACGTGCTGCTCAAGCCGCGCGAGATCGCCTACCACCTGGCCGACTCCGAGGCCAAGGCGCTGTTCTGCTTCCAGGGCACCCCCGAGCTGCCGCTGGGCGAGATGGGCTGGGCGGGCTTCCAGGAGACGCCCGGATGCGAGCACTTCTTCCTGCTCCCGGCGGGGTTGGACGTCACCGAGTCCCCGATCGAGGGGGCCGAGCTGTTCTGGGCCGCGCTGGGCGGTCAGGCGAACACGTTCGAGACCGTGGTGACCGAGCCGACGGACACGGCCGTGGTGCTCTACACGAGCGGCACGACGGGGCAGCCCAAGGGCGCGGAGTTGTCGCACAACAACCTGCTGAACAACGCCATGGTCGACGACCTGCTGTTCGAGCGGTCGCTCCACGACACCTTCCTGGTGACGCTGCCGCTGTTCCACATCTTCGGGCAGACCTGCGTGATGAACGTCGGCCTCTACCGGCGGGCGACGCTGGTCCTGATGCCGCGCTTCGAGCCCAAGGCCGCCATCGCGCTGATGGTGAAGGAGAAGGTCAACCAGTTCGCCGGGGTGCCGACGATGTGGTGGGCGCTGCTCACCGACGACACTTCGGCCGAGGACGTGGCGACCATCCGGGAGAACCTCCGCGTCGCGGTGTCCGGCGGGGCGGCGCTGCCGCTGGAGGTCCTCAAGGGGATCAAGAACAAGTTCGGCGTCGACATCCTCGAGGGCTACGGCCTGTCGGAGACCTCCCCGGTGGCCTCGTTCAACCGGCCCGACCGGCCCACCAAGCCGGGGTCGATCGGCCTGCCGATCTGGGGCGTCGAGATGAAGCTGATCGACGACGACTGGAAGACCATCGAGGGCGAGGGCCCGGGCGAGATCGCCATCCGCGGCGCCAACGTCATGAAGGGCTACTTCAAGCGGCCCGAGGCGACCGCCGAGGTGATCAAGGACGGCTGGTTCCGCACCGGTGACGTGGCCCGCCGCGACGACGAGGGCTACTACTACATCATCGACCGGTCCAAGGACATGATCATCCGCGGGGGGTTCAACGTGTACCCGCGGGAGATCGAGGAGGTCCTGATGACCCACCCGCAGGTCTCGCTGGCCGCGGTGATGGGCGTCCCGCACGAGTCCCACGGCGAGGAGATCAAGGCGTTCGTGATCCGCACCCCGGACGCCACGATCACCGAGGAAGAGCTGGTGGAGTGGGGTAAGGAGCAGTTCGCCAACTACAAGTACCCGCGCATCGTGGAGTTCCGCGACAGCTTCCCGATGACCGCCAGCGGCAAGATCCTCAAGCGCGAGATGCGCTAG
- a CDS encoding RNA polymerase sigma factor: MELEEALQAALEGDEAAFRSLYRDVQPRLLRYLRAMVGADADDVASDAWLQIARDLRTFQGDYDRFRGWTTRIARNRAIDHLRKAGRRPGVSLPVEELPEPISVRDTETDALERLSTEQAVALIAGLPRDQAEAVLLRVVVGLDAKEAGRVLGKRAGSVRTAAYRGLRRLAQTLDERPNGSPREGGSEGGR, encoded by the coding sequence GTGGAGCTCGAGGAGGCCCTGCAGGCGGCGCTCGAGGGGGACGAGGCGGCGTTCCGGTCGCTCTACCGGGACGTGCAGCCGCGTCTGCTGCGCTATCTCCGCGCCATGGTGGGCGCGGACGCCGACGACGTCGCCTCCGACGCCTGGCTGCAGATCGCCCGCGACCTCCGCACGTTCCAGGGCGACTACGACCGCTTCCGGGGCTGGACGACCCGGATCGCCCGCAACCGCGCCATCGACCACCTGCGCAAGGCCGGTCGCCGCCCCGGGGTGAGCCTGCCGGTGGAGGAGCTGCCCGAGCCGATCAGCGTCCGCGACACCGAGACCGACGCGCTGGAACGGCTGTCCACCGAGCAGGCCGTGGCGCTGATCGCCGGCCTGCCCCGCGACCAGGCCGAGGCCGTTCTGCTCCGCGTGGTCGTGGGCCTGGACGCCAAGGAGGCGGGCCGCGTGCTGGGCAAGCGGGCGGGCAGCGTCCGCACGGCCGCCTACCGAGGGCTGCGCAGACTGGCCCAGACCCTGGACGAACGACCGAACGGGTCGCCGCGCGAGGGGGGGTCGGAGGGAGGCCGCTAG
- a CDS encoding helix-turn-helix transcriptional regulator produces the protein MDRRELAEFLRSRRARVRPEDVGLENGPRRRTPGLRREEVARLAGMSVDYYIRLEQARGPRPSRQILGALARALRLTDAERDHLHHLAGEAPLPSTGPPQDVPAGILHLLDRLDDTPAFVIDAKYDVLAMNPMAAALFGESSRTIPRELNPMRRFFLHPAASRICVDGEYGLFARASAADLRAATARYPDDPGVAELVRELRAGSDLFARLWEEHEVAVQTSNVKTFRHPVVGPIELHCDVLEVPERDQRVVLYTAAPGTPAHEALKLLRVVGTQEMTEGRALQDTPP, from the coding sequence ATGGACAGACGGGAACTGGCGGAATTCCTCCGCTCCCGGCGCGCCCGGGTGCGCCCTGAGGACGTGGGGCTGGAGAACGGACCGCGCCGACGCACACCGGGGCTGCGCCGCGAGGAGGTCGCCCGCCTGGCCGGCATGTCGGTCGACTACTACATCCGGCTCGAACAGGCCCGGGGACCGCGGCCGTCCCGGCAGATCCTCGGGGCGCTGGCCCGCGCCCTGCGCCTCACCGACGCCGAGCGCGACCATCTGCACCACCTGGCGGGGGAGGCGCCGCTGCCGAGCACCGGTCCGCCGCAGGACGTGCCCGCGGGGATCCTGCACCTGCTCGACCGGCTCGACGACACCCCCGCCTTCGTGATCGACGCCAAGTACGACGTGCTGGCGATGAACCCGATGGCCGCGGCGCTGTTCGGAGAGTCCTCCCGGACGATCCCCCGAGAGCTCAACCCGATGCGTCGGTTCTTCCTGCACCCGGCGGCGTCCCGGATCTGCGTCGACGGCGAGTACGGGCTGTTCGCCCGGGCCTCCGCGGCCGACCTGCGCGCCGCCACCGCCCGCTACCCCGATGACCCCGGGGTCGCCGAGCTGGTGAGGGAGCTGCGGGCGGGCAGCGACCTGTTCGCCCGCCTGTGGGAGGAGCATGAGGTCGCGGTCCAGACGAGCAACGTCAAGACCTTCAGGCACCCCGTCGTGGGGCCCATCGAGCTGCACTGCGACGTCCTGGAGGTGCCCGAACGCGACCAGCGGGTCGTCCTCTACACGGCCGCCCCGGGCACCCCGGCCCACGAGGCGCTGAAACTCCTGCGCGTCGTCGGCACCCAGGAGATGACCGAGGGGCGTGCCCTCCAGGACACGCCCCCCTGA